In Bufo gargarizans isolate SCDJY-AF-19 chromosome 5, ASM1485885v1, whole genome shotgun sequence, the following are encoded in one genomic region:
- the LRRC30 gene encoding LOW QUALITY PROTEIN: leucine-rich repeat-containing protein 30 (The sequence of the model RefSeq protein was modified relative to this genomic sequence to represent the inferred CDS: deleted 1 base in 1 codon), with translation MGANFSHQHPKKIEKNGKKFIGKPASFNILSESDTTAKHASVVNYVLQDAAEIPNFIWHMKSVEKLNLSHNRLSKVPPAVAKLEQIVMLNLCGNHIVHLPKEIGLLRNLKVLFVNMNYLCEMPEEVGLCKKLEVLSLSDNFIARLPSTYSDLSKLRKLNLSNNWIVNIPACVFHIKTLDFLHLGSNKIESIAESIHYLECLKILIIDNNNIAVLPRAICLLTSLELLNVDYNKIQTLPNDLFLLTNLKRIAWNPLDKGLHVRNNPLVKPFSEYVEGGLDMLFSYLNDIKS, from the exons ATGGGAGCTAATTTTTCACATCAACATCCCAAGAAAATagagaaaaatgggaaaaaatttaTAGGAAAACCTGCATCATTCAATATATTATCAGAATCTGATACAACAGCGAAACATGCCTCTGTCGTCAACTATGTCTTACAGGATGCTGCAGAAATCCCAAACTTCATTTGGCACATGAAATCAGTAGAAAAACTCAATCTGTCACATAACCGTCTTTCGAAGGTTCCTCCAGCAGTGGCCAAACTTGAACAAATAGTGATGTTGAATTTGTGTGGAAATCACATTGTTCACCTTCCTAAGGAGATCGGCCTTTTGAGGAACCTCAAGGTTCTTTTTGTCAACATGAATTACTTGTGTGAAATGCCAGAAGAAGTGGGCTTATGCAAGAAGTTAGAGGTCCTCAGCTTGTCAGACAATTTTATAGCAAGACTACCGTCAACTTACAGTGACTTGTCTAAACTAAGGAAGCTAAATTTAAGCAACAACTGGATAGTTAACATTCCCGCATGTGTCTTCCATATTAAGACATTAGATTTTCTGCACCTGGGATCGAATAAGATTGAAAGCATTGCTGAGAGCATTCATTATCTGGAATGCCTGAAAATA TTGATTATCGATAACAACAACATTGCTGTTTTGCCTCGTGCAATTTGCTTATTGACCTCTTTGGAGCTTTTAAATGTGGATTACAATAAAATTCAAACACTTCCTAATGATCTGTTCCTACTGACAAACTTGAAAAGAATTGCTTGGAACCCATTGGACAAAGGACTTCATGTTAGAAACAATCCCTTAGTCAAGCCTTTTTCAGAGTATGTGGAAGGTGGGCTTGATATGCTGTTTAGCTATCTTAATGACATAAAAAGTTAA